AAGGTGACTTAACATTTGACTCCTTTGTCTTAATTGTGTCTTCCTACTGGGAAAGTTTATTGAGATCAGAACAACCTTTTTAAGTCAAACAGTGTCATTACATCTATTTTCAGATCAGCCGTCTATTTCTCCTCTTTACCCGAGCTCTCATGTAAAACCTCTGTACCACCtggatgtttttcttttatttccaTTAGCCCTCCAGCAGGTATGTGCCCAATTTTAGCTGCTCGTAAGCCAATCAAGGCTGGTGGTGTAATAACAGCAGTTGGAGAGTTGATGCTACCATTTGATGACGTAGGACCACTAGTAAGATACGCAGTATATTGGTTCCAGAATGATAATGGGCTAACTCCAACCAATTGTGTTGGAATATCTCTGGACAGGAAGTCTTGTAGCTTCACTGGGGTTCCAGATAGCAAAGGACTAAGGTTATCCAGAGAGAGACGCCTTCCTCTTCTGGATGAGCTATTATTCCATACATGTGTGCTCATATGGACCTGCGGTTAAAAAGAAAGGTtagaaaatgttaataaaaattaatGAAGTGCATGTAGAAGGTTTTGAAAAATCATATTGAAGCACAAGTCAAATACATAATATTGAGGGCCTTTACGTTTTGATTATTATGTATACCTATTCATCTTACACTGCATTCACAAGAAGCTAGTAGACTATTCATGTTCAGTTTATTCAGTATTCTATATTGCTGAGCCACTCATAATCAGCCAAGGAGGTCTACCAGCACTGAACCAACAAGAGGTGCTCAGGCAAGCAGGTCTACCAGCACTGAACCAACAATGGATGGTCAGGAAAGGAGTCTACCAACACTGAAACACCAACAGGTGGTCAGACAAGGAGGTTTATCAGCACTAAACCAACAATGTGTGGTCAGGCAAGGAGATCTACCCACTCTGAACCAATAATACGTGATCAGGCAAGAGATCTACCAGCACTGAACCAACAATAGGTTCAGACAAGGAGATCTGCCAGCACTGAATTAACAAAGTGAAGCTTTCTTAGGAACAGCCCTCAATTTGACCTACTTAGCTACAATATATTCAGTTTGCTTGTGTTTAGAAGAGACTTCTAACTAATTTATTACAAGCAATTCTTAGCACTTACAAGAAGTCACTACTAAAAATCAAAATAAACTACTAAAAATCAAAATAATTTATGGTGCTTTGGAGTTTATAGCATGCTAAAATCAGTGCTAATATTACATTTAATGTTGGTGATCCTGTGCGCTTTAATAAAAAATCTTTATAATACTATATATATTAAAATTATGGCATATTTTGTGAACATTTCTACTTGTGCAGTATATTTTAGTGTGGGTTTGTGTAATTCAGTGATTGTCACAAGTTTGAATTTCACTGAATAGTTCATTGAGATGGAGAGCCTACCTTTAGGTTCCCCCGTGTGGTGAACGCCCTTCCACACATAttgcaggaaaaaggcttctctcctgtatgtatCCTCTCATGTATCTGCAAAGCACTGGCCGAGGAGAACGTCTTCTTACATACTATGCACAGATGCTGCTTAGGGCTGCGTCTCAAAGGAGGGGACAGGGAAGAAGGCACCGTCAGCCGTGGAAGCTGGACCAATGCCAATGTCTGGGTTGGGCTTAATACTTCACTCTTCACTGCTCTCACCAGAAATGTCTGGCCTGGACTTGGCAAATCTGCACTTGGGTGTTTAGGACTGCCGATTGGCTGCGGAGGGAAGTTTTGGCTCACCTGGTGTGCTTGGAGCATATGCTTCGTCAGTATGGATGCCTCCAGGAAACTCTGCTTGCAAACTAAGCAATGGAACAGCCCATCTTTGGTGTGACATTTCATGTGGTCCTCCAGTAACTCCTTGCTGGACAGTTTTTCAGAACACAGATTACATATGGGCATGTCATCCTTTTTATCTGGACTTTGCGCTGATGTATTGCTTGTATCTACTTCGGAATCCTCTTTCTTTTCATTGTTGCTTTTACAGGATTCCGATTTCTTGTTGGCATCTTCCACGTTTTTGTCCTCCTCAGTTTTCTCTTCTGCGTCACTGTTCAGCTGTTCACaaatcattttttcttttgtttcctcAGGTTCTTTGCTAGTGCTTTGTTCTGGTTCTGAAACAATTTCAGCACTGTTGTTAGCTGGTATGTCATTCTCTTCTTTTTTCTTCATAACagaagcagcagcatcatcatccatGCTTGATATTTCTGACTCTACTAATGCtgccttttcactttctgattcacTAGCATCTAAAGAATCTTCATCTGTACTCATTTCGTCTGAAAAGTCTGGCGTACTTTTGTCTTCTATTGATTCTGTTTTGCTACCATCGCCATGGGCAATGTCTCCATTTGGAATCTGCCCATCTAGATGCATTCGTATGTGTTGTTGGAGAGTAACTGCATTAGTAAACTTCTTCTGGCAAATTGGACATGAATTTTGGAGTTTTGAAGATAAACTTGATTTATGACCTACATAGTGAGCTTTCAAATTCCCCTTGGTTGAGAAAGCTCGGCCACATATTTTGCATTTGAATGGTCTTTCCCCACCATGTTGATTATAATGCAGTCTAAGTGCCCTGGGACAGCTTAATACTCTTAAGCAGATGACGCACTGATTTGGAGCTGTTACCTGTTTATCAATCTTTTCAACCAATTGTTGCAATTTTGAAGTCTCTGAGTATCCTAATGGATCCACGGCATAAGAGAATGGGAAGCTTCCAGACTTAAAGTGACTAGCAAGCAATGCCCAACTAGGAAGGGAAGTTACCAACTTACTAATTTGCATCCTTCCTGTGGCATCAATTCCTCCAGTAACTGTCCTTTCAGCTGGAGGTGTGTTTTCATCAGACTTTGCCTTTGGACAACCATTGGGACCCTTTAATACAGAAGAAACATCTCCAGATTTCATGAGGACTAGTTTGTTAACTGGTGGCAGTCCTTGAGTACCTGAGCTAGAAAAGAGATTTAAGCCTTCAGTTGTCATTATTTGGGGTATTACAGGCTTCTTTTCTATTGTCTCTTCTTCTGCTTTCTCTGGAGGTACTGACATGCCGTATGGGAGTCCATTACTGGTTAAAACATAATCCAAATGCTCAGGAACTGGATGTGGGTTCATTTGTATATGAGGGTACTTTTCCTTATGACGATGGAAATGTACTTTCAGATTGCCTCTAGTTGTAAAGCGGTTTCCACATATGTTGCATTTATATGGTCTTTCACCAGTGTGAGACCGCAGGTGAATTTGGAGGGCACTGTCGCTGCCAAAAACCTTTGCACAAAATCGACACTTGTGCTTTCCTGATGCTCTTTCTTGTTGACTTTCAACACGTAGTGACTCATTATTTTTCTGCTTTAAAAGGCTCGTGGTATTTTCCAGTACTCTTGCCCCTAAGAATAATCCAGTTGGTAAATTGGGTAATCCTGGAGGAAAAATTGCATGTGGTGTAATGAGTTGACTTGGTGGGGAGTTTGAAATTACTGCTTGGCCTGTAGCAGATTTGTCACCAAACCCATCCATGAATTTGTCTTTCAAATTGGCAATACTTCTGGCTGCAAATGTCTGTCCTATAGGGTTGTAGAGATGAAGGAAGGATGGTTTTGATGTTTCATCTCTACAAAATATTTTTGCTGAGTCAGGCAGAGATTCAGATTGTTTTGTTGGGCTAAATATAGGTAAAGATTTTGCAGTAGTGTTTTTCTCTGGTGGAGATGTCTGTGGATTTGATGGAGTCATGGAAAGAGATCCAAGCATAAGTACCTGTTGACATATTTGCTCTGTTATTTGCATTTGATGTATCTGTCTCTGCTGGAGAACTCTCAGTTCTTCCAATATCATGGGAATGTTGATGGGAGCTGCAGCGGTCTGACCTCCAGTTACAGCTTCATGACTCATTGGGGCTAACCCTGCTTTTGGTCCTGAGAGACCTTCCATAATCAGTCCTCCATTGGGAATGAGAAATCGTTGAGATGGGCCCACACCTTTTTTGTCCATTTCTGGTTTCATAGAGTCCATTATTTGAGAACATGCTTCTCTTTCATCTTGTTCGGTCACCATTGTGTGTTTTCCTGATGCAACACTTTCAGGAGAACTAGGTCCAGAAAGAGACTCTTCAATCATGCTGGTTTGTTGATTTTTCCTATTAGCTTCCCCTTGATTCTCTACAATTACTACAACATGGTTGCTTAGTGGGCAGCATTCCCTGTGCTTGGCAAATTCTGAAGGTTCATCAAACTGGGCGCAGCACTTTCTGCATATTTGAACCTCTTCACCTGTGTCCCCTGTAAAAAGATTACATCAAAAATTAAAGTTGGCAAAGAGTTAAATCTAATGAGTTTGACATACACTATATGGATTCTCAAGTAATGATTTTTACTCAAAAAGTTGACTGTTCTTGCTAACCATGTACACCAGTGCAACTACAAGTATATTATTGATGTTGCTTGGAGGCTAAATAATACTCCGCTACATTATATATTTTGATTTTTAGACAATAAAATTAGTAAACTAAAATCTAACCTAGAACATTAGTGCTTTTTATTTTCGATAAAACCCCCATTTCGATCTTCCTCTACCCCCACATaaaacacacacactctctcttcaTTTAACAGGGCTCTCTTTGTATCCCAGCTTTTGTCAAACATTAATACTCTGGAGAGAAAAGCCAGCTTCACAGCTCCTGGTAATTGATTTGTATTCATACAAGAGCCAAGGGGACCGACTTCCAAGCATTGATATGGTAATCCTTTCATGGTAACTGTCCCTTGTTCTGGCTAATTTACTCCGGGGTTCTTCGAGCTTAATTAAACTTGTTGAATTGGCTGGGGGTACTAGGTCTTTGAGCTACAGCTTGGGAAGAGAAAGTACACAGCACCAAGTAACTGCTTCTTGGAATTTACTTTCATCTTCTATATGGAAAGATCAATGTATACTGTACTAGATGCACTTATATCTATTTGCTTCTCGTAAAATGAGATAAGCCTTTTTTATTTGCCTGCATGTTGGATTAGGCTccacctaaaggccccttcacattaagcgacgctgcagcgataccgacaacgatccggatcgctgcagcgtcgctgtttggtcgctggagagctgtcacacagaccgctctccagcgaccaacgatgccggtaaccagggtaaacatcgggtaactaagcgcagggccgcgcttagtaacccgatgtttaccctggttaccatgctaaaagtaaaaaaaaacaaacactacatacttacctacagccgtctgtcctccagcgctgcgctctgcttctctgctctcctcctgtactgtctgggagccggaaagcagagcggtgacgtcaccgctctgctttccggctcacagacagtacaggaggagagcagagcacagcgctggaggacagacagcggtaggtaagtatgtagtgtttgtttttttttacttttagcatggtagccagggtaaacatcgggttactaagcacggccctgcgcttagttacccgatgtttaccctggttaccagtgaagacatcgctggatcggtgtcacacacgccgatccagcgatgttagcaggagtccagcgacgaaataaagttctggactttaggtaccttcacacataacgatattgttaacgatatcgttgctatttgtgacgtagcaacgatatcgttaatgaaatcgttatgtgtgacagcgaccaacgatcaggcccctgctgggagatcgttggtcgctgaagaaagtccagaactttatttcgtcgctggactcctgctgacatcgctggatcggcgtgtgtgacaccgatccagcgatgtcttcactggtaaccagggtaaacatcgggtaactaagcgcagggccgcgcttagtaacccgatgttaaccttggttaccatgctaaaagtaaaaaaaacaaacactagatacttacctaccgctgtctgtcctccagcgctgtgctctgcactcctcctgtactgtctgtgagccggaaagcagagcggtgacgtcaccgctctgctttccggctcccagacagtacaggaggagagcagagaagcagagcgcagcgctggaggacagacggctgtaggtaagtatctagtgtttgtttttttttacttttagcattgtaaccagggtaaacatcgggttactaagcgcggccctgcgcttagttacccgatgtttaccctggttaccggcatcgttggtcgctggagagcggtctgtgtgacagttctccagcgaccaaacagcgacgctgcagcgattcggatcgttgtcggtatcgctgcagcgtcgctaaatgtgaaggggccgtttattcagcgaccaacgatctcccagcaggggcctgatcgttggtcgctgtcacacataacgatttcattaacgatatcgttgctacgtcacaaatagcaacgatatcgttaacgatatcgttatgtgtgaaggtacctttacaaatcTGAAGGTCCGTGTACACATTAAACTACTGCCAGCCGAACCCACCAATTTCGGCTGATACTGTAATGTGTATTTGAGCCCCAGATAATTGATTGTTGGGGCAGATATTGATTCTGGTATTCACATAGCCTTTGTAATAGACAACAGAGGAGTGCTTGGCCAAACAAGTGCTCCTGTGTATCGGATGGGTGCTGAAGATCAGCCAAGAGTAGTGCTCGGCAATCTCAAGAGTGAATGCTGCAGTTGTGCGCATGGTCAACCTCCGATCCATTCAGCCAGGTCCTTGAAAGCCCTGGTAATTGAGATCACTGGGGGCCATGGTGGTCAGACCTTCAATGATTGAAAAGTTATCCCCTATTCTGGGAATActgggtacattttaaacttgagaaGACCAGTTTCACACATCTGACTTTCACGGCCTGAGTATGAACCATGATGTCTGAACCAACCATGGGttcctgacctgaactcaacagcctcataagcATGCATGAGACTGATGAGTTTGGCTCTGGATACCTGCAACTGGTTTGGACATACTTTACGGTAAAACTTGGATAAAGCAGCATAACTCCTGATGTATGTTGACATGAGGCAGATACTTTGCAGATCATGTCAGTTTATGCTTcagatattaaagggacactgtcacctgaatttggagggaacaatcttcagccatggaggcggggtttttgtgtgtttgattcaccctttccttactcgctggctgcatgctggctgcaatattggattgaagttcattctctgtcctccatagtacacgcctgcacaaggcaagattgcaccgtgtgcaggcatgtactacggaggacagagaatgaacttcaatccaatattgcagccagcatgcagccagcgggtaaggaaagggtgaatcaaaaacacaaaaaccccgcctccatggctgaagattgttccctctaaattcaggtgacagtgtccctttaacctatGCAATGAATAGGGTAAAATCCATAGCAAATTCACATGtggatttagttttggattttgatgcagatttgtTGCGGAGACCCAGCTGAATTGGCAATTAAAAATTGGTACATGTGAATTCAACCTTAAAGTGATGAACACATACATGTTATGATTTTCATGAAATGTCATTtcttaca
This region of Ranitomeya imitator isolate aRanImi1 chromosome 1, aRanImi1.pri, whole genome shotgun sequence genomic DNA includes:
- the SALL2 gene encoding sal-like protein 2 isoform X3, which codes for MSRRKQRKPQQLISDCDNSTSSENGDTGEEVQICRKCCAQFDEPSEFAKHRECCPLSNHVVVIVENQGEANRKNQQTSMIEESLSGPSSPESVASGKHTMVTEQDEREACSQIMDSMKPEMDKKGVGPSQRFLIPNGGLIMEGLSGPKAGLAPMSHEAVTGGQTAAAPINIPMILEELRVLQQRQIHQMQITEQICQQVLMLGSLSMTPSNPQTSPPEKNTTAKSLPIFSPTKQSESLPDSAKIFCRDETSKPSFLHLYNPIGQTFAARSIANLKDKFMDGFGDKSATGQAVISNSPPSQLITPHAIFPPGLPNLPTGLFLGARVLENTTSLLKQKNNESLRVESQQERASGKHKCRFCAKVFGSDSALQIHLRSHTGERPYKCNICGNRFTTRGNLKVHFHRHKEKYPHIQMNPHPVPEHLDYVLTSNGLPYGMSVPPEKAEEETIEKKPVIPQIMTTEGLNLFSSSGTQGLPPVNKLVLMKSGDVSSVLKGPNGCPKAKSDENTPPAERTVTGGIDATGRMQISKLVTSLPSWALLASHFKSGSFPFSYAVDPLGYSETSKLQQLVEKIDKQVTAPNQCVICLRVLSCPRALRLHYNQHGGERPFKCKICGRAFSTKGNLKAHYVGHKSSLSSKLQNSCPICQKKFTNAVTLQQHIRMHLDGQIPNGDIAHGDGSKTESIEDKSTPDFSDEMSTDEDSLDASESESEKAALVESEISSMDDDAAASVMKKKEENDIPANNSAEIVSEPEQSTSKEPEETKEKMICEQLNSDAEEKTEEDKNVEDANKKSESCKSNNEKKEDSEVDTSNTSAQSPDKKDDMPICNLCSEKLSSKELLEDHMKCHTKDGLFHCLVCKQSFLEASILTKHMLQAHQVHMSTHVWNNSSSRRGRRLSLDNLSPLLSGTPVKLQDFLSRDIPTQLVGVSPLSFWNQYTAYLTSGPTSSNGSINSPTAVITPPALIGLRAAKIGHIPAGGLMEIKEKHPGGTEVLHESSGKEEK
- the SALL2 gene encoding sal-like protein 2 isoform X1, whose translation is MSRRKQRKPQQLISDCDNSTSSENGDTGEEVQICRKCCAQFDEPSEFAKHRECCPLSNHVVVIVENQGEANRKNQQTSMIEESLSGPSSPESVASGKHTMVTEQDEREACSQIMDSMKPEMDKKGVGPSQRFLIPNGGLIMEGLSGPKAGLAPMSHEAVTGGQTAAAPINIPMILEELRVLQQRQIHQMQITEQICQQVLMLGSLSMTPSNPQTSPPEKNTTAKSLPIFSPTKQSESLPDSAKIFCRDETSKPSFLHLYNPIGQTFAARSIANLKDKFMDGFGDKSATGQAVISNSPPSQLITPHAIFPPGLPNLPTGLFLGARVLENTTSLLKQKNNESLRVESQQERASGKHKCRFCAKVFGSDSALQIHLRSHTGERPYKCNICGNRFTTRGNLKVHFHRHKEKYPHIQMNPHPVPEHLDYVLTSNGLPYGMSVPPEKAEEETIEKKPVIPQIMTTEGLNLFSSSGTQGLPPVNKLVLMKSGDVSSVLKGPNGCPKAKSDENTPPAERTVTGGIDATGRMQISKLVTSLPSWALLASHFKSGSFPFSYAVDPLGYSETSKLQQLVEKIDKQVTAPNQCVICLRVLSCPRALRLHYNQHGGERPFKCKICGRAFSTKGNLKAHYVGHKSSLSSKLQNSCPICQKKFTNAVTLQQHIRMHLDGQIPNGDIAHGDGSKTESIEDKSTPDFSDEMSTDEDSLDASESESEKAALVESEISSMDDDAAASVMKKKEENDIPANNSAEIVSEPEQSTSKEPEETKEKMICEQLNSDAEEKTEEDKNVEDANKKSESCKSNNEKKEDSEVDTSNTSAQSPDKKDDMPICNLCSEKLSSKELLEDHMKCHTKDGLFHCLVCKQSFLEASILTKHMLQAHQVSQNFPPQPIGSPKHPSADLPSPGQTFLVRAVKSEVLSPTQTLALVQLPRLTVPSSLSPPLRRSPKQHLCIVCKKTFSSASALQIHERIHTGEKPFSCNMCGRAFTTRGNLKVHMSTHVWNNSSSRRGRRLSLDNLSPLLSGTPVKLQDFLSRDIPTQLVGVSPLSFWNQYTAYLTSGPTSSNGSINSPTAVITPPALIGLRAAKIGHIPAGGLMEIKEKHPGGTEVLHESSGKEEK
- the SALL2 gene encoding sal-like protein 2 isoform X2 → MIYDIYKGKITHLYIACINQQNVIIPRNYNVRSSHSRFIFLSWRKQDQTGDTGEEVQICRKCCAQFDEPSEFAKHRECCPLSNHVVVIVENQGEANRKNQQTSMIEESLSGPSSPESVASGKHTMVTEQDEREACSQIMDSMKPEMDKKGVGPSQRFLIPNGGLIMEGLSGPKAGLAPMSHEAVTGGQTAAAPINIPMILEELRVLQQRQIHQMQITEQICQQVLMLGSLSMTPSNPQTSPPEKNTTAKSLPIFSPTKQSESLPDSAKIFCRDETSKPSFLHLYNPIGQTFAARSIANLKDKFMDGFGDKSATGQAVISNSPPSQLITPHAIFPPGLPNLPTGLFLGARVLENTTSLLKQKNNESLRVESQQERASGKHKCRFCAKVFGSDSALQIHLRSHTGERPYKCNICGNRFTTRGNLKVHFHRHKEKYPHIQMNPHPVPEHLDYVLTSNGLPYGMSVPPEKAEEETIEKKPVIPQIMTTEGLNLFSSSGTQGLPPVNKLVLMKSGDVSSVLKGPNGCPKAKSDENTPPAERTVTGGIDATGRMQISKLVTSLPSWALLASHFKSGSFPFSYAVDPLGYSETSKLQQLVEKIDKQVTAPNQCVICLRVLSCPRALRLHYNQHGGERPFKCKICGRAFSTKGNLKAHYVGHKSSLSSKLQNSCPICQKKFTNAVTLQQHIRMHLDGQIPNGDIAHGDGSKTESIEDKSTPDFSDEMSTDEDSLDASESESEKAALVESEISSMDDDAAASVMKKKEENDIPANNSAEIVSEPEQSTSKEPEETKEKMICEQLNSDAEEKTEEDKNVEDANKKSESCKSNNEKKEDSEVDTSNTSAQSPDKKDDMPICNLCSEKLSSKELLEDHMKCHTKDGLFHCLVCKQSFLEASILTKHMLQAHQVHMSTHVWNNSSSRRGRRLSLDNLSPLLSGTPVKLQDFLSRDIPTQLVGVSPLSFWNQYTAYLTSGPTSSNGSINSPTAVITPPALIGLRAAKIGHIPAGGLMEIKEKHPGGTEVLHESSGKEEK